One Glutamicibacter mishrai genomic window carries:
- the sigK gene encoding ECF RNA polymerase sigma factor SigK, translating into MSSNRLDSMEDDSVQTPDALMQQVALGQEAAFESLYDAMASRVFGLVLRVLRDRAQSEEVTQEVFVEAWQQARRFDPARGTAASWLLTIAHRRAVDRVRSSQASQARDLRVGIKDFQDSYDDVEENAILHDETVRVSQALQRLSAPQREAIHLAYFGGYTHLEVAEMLKIPVGTAKTRIRDGMSKLRDLMGVA; encoded by the coding sequence ATGAGTTCAAATAGACTCGACTCCATGGAAGACGATTCCGTTCAAACGCCGGACGCCCTGATGCAACAGGTCGCGCTGGGACAAGAAGCTGCCTTCGAATCGCTCTACGATGCCATGGCTTCCCGAGTCTTCGGACTCGTGCTGCGGGTGCTTCGCGACAGGGCGCAGAGTGAAGAAGTCACCCAAGAAGTTTTCGTCGAAGCGTGGCAGCAGGCCCGGCGCTTTGATCCGGCCCGCGGCACCGCAGCCTCCTGGCTGCTGACCATTGCCCACCGCCGGGCCGTGGACCGTGTGCGTTCGAGCCAAGCAAGCCAAGCACGGGATTTGCGCGTTGGAATCAAGGACTTCCAAGACAGCTACGATGATGTGGAAGAGAACGCCATCTTGCACGATGAAACCGTGCGCGTCTCCCAGGCACTGCAACGGCTCAGCGCGCCACAGCGAGAGGCCATACACCTGGCCTACTTTGGCGGATACACCCATCTGGAAGTCGCCGAGATGCTGAAAATACCGGTGGGAACCGCCAAAACGCGAATACGCGATGGAATGAGCAAACTTCGAGACCTGATGGGAGTGGCGTAA
- a CDS encoding fasciclin domain-containing protein: protein MNRTYSKVAGAFGLIAVAAMGLSACSTGSETMESPTASATESSSSMASESAMDPASNLVGSGCAAYAEAVPTGDGSVAGMAKDPVAVAASNNPLLTTLTSAVSGKLNADVDLVDTLNGDEFTVFAPVDDAFAAIPKDDLAAVAKDADTLTSILTYHVIPGQIAPDDLPGTHATVQGEDVEVTGSGDDLEVNGASVICGGVQTANATVYLVDTVLMPPAKK from the coding sequence ATGAATCGCACATACAGCAAAGTCGCTGGAGCATTCGGGCTCATCGCAGTCGCCGCCATGGGACTGAGCGCCTGCTCGACCGGTTCGGAAACCATGGAATCGCCCACGGCCTCCGCCACGGAGAGCAGCTCGTCCATGGCCAGCGAATCGGCAATGGATCCGGCAAGCAATCTGGTGGGCAGCGGTTGCGCGGCCTATGCAGAAGCAGTGCCAACCGGTGACGGTTCGGTAGCCGGAATGGCCAAGGATCCAGTGGCCGTCGCAGCTTCGAACAATCCGCTGTTGACCACGCTGACTTCCGCAGTTTCCGGAAAGCTGAATGCAGACGTCGACCTCGTCGACACCCTCAACGGCGACGAGTTCACCGTCTTCGCCCCAGTCGACGATGCGTTCGCCGCCATCCCCAAGGATGACCTGGCCGCCGTGGCCAAGGACGCGGACACCCTGACCAGCATCCTGACCTACCATGTGATCCCCGGCCAGATCGCACCGGATGATCTGCCCGGAACCCATGCAACCGTCCAGGGCGAGGATGTGGAAGTCACCGGCAGCGGAGACGACCTCGAAGTCAATGGCGCTTCGGTCATCTGCGGTGGCGTGCAGACGGCCAACGCGACCGTGTACCTGGTGGACACCGTCCTGATGCCACCAGCCAAAAAGTAG
- the truB gene encoding tRNA pseudouridine(55) synthase TruB encodes MSKAGQNTEEQASGLVLVDKDQGMTSHDVVGRIRRLAGTRKVGHAGTLDPMATGVLVVGVNKATRLLTYIVGHDKTYTATIRLGQNTVTDDAEGEIISQRIAAAVTDEDIEREVAKLRGDIEQVPSQVSAIKVDGKRSYARVRAGEQVELKSRPVTISRFDIHEIRRENGGKILDVDVTVSCSSGTYIRALARDLGEALDVGGHLTALRRTEVGPYKIELTRTLEQLADEFAMLPIEKAAAALFPNRTVSVDEAIELSFGRTIRASHLSMDIEPGQTVAAFAPNGVLVALLEDKGDKARTALVFTAK; translated from the coding sequence GTGAGTAAAGCCGGGCAGAACACTGAAGAGCAGGCCTCGGGCCTGGTACTAGTCGACAAAGATCAGGGAATGACCTCCCACGACGTGGTCGGGCGCATCCGCAGGCTGGCAGGCACCCGAAAAGTGGGGCACGCCGGCACTCTTGACCCGATGGCCACCGGCGTCTTGGTGGTCGGGGTCAACAAGGCCACCCGTCTGCTCACCTACATCGTTGGCCATGACAAGACCTACACGGCAACGATCCGTCTCGGGCAGAACACTGTCACCGACGATGCCGAAGGCGAGATCATCTCGCAGCGCATCGCCGCAGCCGTCACCGATGAAGACATCGAGCGCGAAGTCGCCAAGCTTCGCGGGGACATCGAACAGGTGCCAAGCCAAGTCTCGGCGATCAAGGTTGATGGCAAGCGCTCCTACGCTCGCGTCCGCGCCGGGGAACAGGTAGAACTCAAGTCCCGCCCGGTCACCATTTCTCGCTTTGATATCCACGAGATCCGCCGCGAAAACGGTGGCAAGATCCTCGACGTTGATGTCACCGTCTCCTGCTCTTCCGGAACATACATCCGTGCCCTGGCACGTGACCTCGGCGAAGCACTGGACGTAGGGGGACACCTCACCGCGCTGCGCCGCACCGAGGTTGGCCCCTACAAGATCGAGCTGACCCGGACGCTGGAACAGCTGGCCGATGAATTCGCCATGCTGCCGATTGAAAAAGCCGCTGCCGCTTTGTTCCCAAACCGAACCGTCAGCGTTGATGAAGCCATTGAGCTTTCGTTCGGCCGAACCATTCGCGCTTCCCACCTGAGCATGGACATCGAGCCAGGGCAGACCGTCGCGGCGTTCGCGCCCAACGGGGTGCTGGTGGCGTTGTTGGAGGACAAAGGCGACAAAGCTCGCACTGCCCTCGTATTCACTGCGAAGTAA
- a CDS encoding bifunctional riboflavin kinase/FAD synthetase: MHYWKGLDAVPADMAPTVVTIGNFDGVHLGHCEVLDAAVTQAKARSAQSVVITFDPHPALVHRPDNAPELIMGIADRIDTLASVGLDATLMIHYTLDFADQSAEEFVRSIIVEKLHAVAVVVGHDVRFGRNNSGDFSFMQELGKKYNFDVIGVEDVGDKRRLSSTWVREELAAGNVEAAAAILGRPHRMRGEVVHGHARGRELGFPTANLDPEATGIIPADGVYAGWVIDEAEVRWPAAISVGSNPTFDGVSRVVEAHVIDRPEEGVEDFDLYGQQIVVEFIAHLRPMVAYRGIEALIEQMTEDVDQARTVLASERH, encoded by the coding sequence GTGCACTATTGGAAGGGCTTGGACGCCGTCCCCGCGGATATGGCTCCCACTGTCGTGACCATTGGCAACTTTGACGGTGTGCATTTGGGACACTGCGAGGTCCTGGATGCCGCGGTCACGCAAGCAAAAGCGCGCTCTGCTCAATCCGTGGTCATCACCTTTGACCCGCACCCGGCCTTGGTGCATCGCCCGGACAATGCCCCAGAATTGATCATGGGCATCGCCGACCGGATTGATACCTTGGCCAGCGTCGGCTTGGACGCAACATTGATGATCCATTACACGCTGGATTTCGCTGACCAAAGCGCCGAAGAATTTGTTCGTTCCATCATCGTCGAGAAGCTTCATGCGGTGGCCGTCGTCGTGGGCCATGACGTGCGCTTCGGTCGGAACAATTCCGGGGACTTCAGCTTCATGCAAGAACTGGGCAAGAAGTACAACTTTGACGTGATTGGCGTCGAAGACGTGGGGGACAAGCGCCGTTTGTCATCCACCTGGGTTCGCGAAGAACTGGCCGCGGGCAATGTTGAAGCTGCGGCCGCGATCCTTGGCCGGCCTCATCGCATGCGTGGAGAAGTGGTCCATGGCCACGCCCGCGGACGTGAATTGGGTTTCCCTACGGCCAATCTGGATCCTGAAGCCACCGGCATCATTCCTGCCGACGGAGTCTACGCCGGATGGGTTATCGATGAGGCCGAGGTCCGCTGGCCAGCAGCCATTTCAGTGGGGTCAAACCCGACCTTCGACGGTGTTTCACGAGTCGTCGAGGCCCACGTGATCGATCGCCCAGAAGAAGGCGTAGAAGACTTTGACCTCTATGGCCAGCAGATCGTGGTGGAGTTCATCGCACACCTACGCCCCATGGTTGCCTACCGCGGCATCGAAGCACTGATTGAGCAGATGACCGAAGACGTAGATCAAGCCCGAACCGTTTTGGCCTCAGAACGCCACTAG
- a CDS encoding class I SAM-dependent methyltransferase: MADIPSLPQRAFVVSAQRRDELASAFQSGAESYDKIRPSYPDAALDFTLQNHPVRAVDIGCGSGIFTEQLVGHGLDVTAVDPSEDMLSVLAKRLPEVATLCASGEATGLAENSFDLVTYAQAWHWVDHPKASAEAARLLRDHGWLTLLWNQLDVSIPWVHRLARIMHAGDVHRPELEPPLGPEFKKPEHGIWHWSMPLDFDEIVELTKSRSYYRKATATTQAKVEANLQWYWTEHLGHEPSEKVQVPYLTHAWRSRRRTRR; the protein is encoded by the coding sequence ATGGCTGATATCCCTTCCCTGCCGCAACGAGCCTTCGTGGTCAGCGCGCAACGACGTGATGAATTGGCTTCTGCGTTCCAGTCGGGCGCCGAAAGCTATGACAAGATTCGTCCGTCCTATCCTGACGCAGCTTTGGACTTCACCCTGCAAAACCATCCAGTCAGGGCAGTGGATATCGGTTGCGGCTCGGGGATCTTCACCGAGCAACTTGTGGGGCACGGCCTGGACGTTACCGCTGTTGACCCGTCCGAAGACATGCTTTCGGTTCTAGCCAAGCGCCTGCCTGAAGTAGCAACGCTCTGTGCTTCCGGTGAGGCAACTGGTCTGGCCGAGAACAGTTTTGATTTGGTGACCTACGCACAGGCCTGGCACTGGGTTGATCATCCCAAGGCAAGCGCAGAAGCCGCCAGGTTATTGCGTGACCATGGATGGCTGACGCTGCTGTGGAACCAATTGGACGTCTCGATTCCCTGGGTTCACCGGCTGGCTCGCATCATGCACGCGGGCGACGTGCATCGCCCAGAGCTGGAACCGCCGCTAGGGCCGGAGTTCAAGAAGCCAGAACACGGTATTTGGCACTGGTCCATGCCGCTGGACTTCGACGAAATCGTTGAACTGACCAAATCCCGCAGCTATTACCGCAAGGCAACGGCAACGACGCAAGCCAAGGTCGAAGCGAATCTCCAGTGGTATTGGACCGAGCACCTTGGACACGAGCCATCGGAGAAGGTGCAGGTGCCGTATCTCACCCATGCTTGGAGGTCCCGCCGGCGTACCCGACGGTGA
- the rpsO gene encoding 30S ribosomal protein S15 yields MALDATIKNEIIKAYATHEGDTGSPEVQIAVMSRRISDLTEHLKMHKHDHHTRRGLMALVGRRRRMLGYLKNTDIERYRSLIERLGLRK; encoded by the coding sequence ATGGCATTGGATGCCACTATCAAGAACGAAATCATCAAGGCTTACGCTACCCACGAGGGTGACACCGGTTCGCCTGAGGTTCAGATTGCCGTCATGTCCCGTCGTATTTCGGACCTGACCGAGCACCTGAAGATGCACAAGCATGACCACCACACCCGCCGTGGCCTGATGGCTCTGGTTGGTCGTCGTCGTCGTATGCTCGGCTACCTGAAGAACACCGACATCGAGCGTTACCGTTCGCTGATCGAGCGTCTGGGCCTGCGTAAGTAG
- a CDS encoding ABC transporter substrate-binding protein has product MATLLLAPALLMASCTSSAHGTDLRNPDGTVNVRYEGAANTVTLIELASALGYLDGIKLEWVGNNSSGPLSIQNTATGETDIGGAFSGAVVKLQEAGAPVTAVVSYYGSNDDYFVGFYASKDSGIKEARDLIGKTVAVNTLGAHSEAVIRTHLKAQGLSDDEIGQVQLVVLPPTDTEQAVRTHQVDVGALSGAAQVHAVKQGDLREVFRDTEVFNNFNAGEYVLRDDFINEYPEAAHSLATGTAKAANWAASHSRDEVLKKLTDIVESRGRGEDVEALQYFNGYGVGKNAPISDEDFSRWIPWLNESGIVDGEITPSEYYTNEFNDLANEG; this is encoded by the coding sequence ATGGCAACACTGTTGCTAGCACCAGCACTGCTGATGGCCTCCTGCACGTCCTCCGCTCACGGCACCGACCTGAGAAATCCTGACGGTACTGTCAACGTCAGATATGAAGGTGCAGCCAACACCGTAACGCTCATAGAGCTGGCTTCCGCTCTCGGCTACCTTGACGGCATCAAGCTGGAATGGGTTGGCAACAACTCCAGCGGGCCGTTATCCATTCAAAATACGGCAACCGGTGAAACCGATATTGGCGGTGCTTTTTCTGGTGCTGTTGTAAAGCTCCAAGAAGCCGGAGCCCCGGTGACTGCTGTCGTCTCCTACTACGGTTCCAATGACGATTACTTTGTCGGTTTTTATGCTTCCAAAGACAGTGGCATTAAAGAAGCTCGGGATCTTATCGGAAAGACCGTCGCGGTCAATACGCTCGGTGCCCACTCAGAAGCGGTGATCCGCACCCACCTGAAAGCACAAGGGCTGAGCGACGACGAGATCGGCCAAGTCCAGCTTGTCGTATTGCCGCCGACGGACACTGAACAAGCTGTCCGGACCCATCAGGTCGACGTCGGGGCACTTTCCGGAGCTGCCCAAGTACATGCAGTGAAACAGGGGGATTTGAGAGAAGTCTTCAGGGACACGGAAGTGTTCAACAACTTCAATGCTGGCGAATACGTCCTGCGCGACGACTTCATCAACGAATATCCCGAAGCAGCGCATTCCCTGGCCACGGGCACAGCCAAGGCCGCGAACTGGGCCGCTTCACATTCACGCGATGAAGTTCTCAAGAAGCTGACGGACATAGTCGAGTCCAGGGGCCGTGGCGAAGATGTCGAAGCCCTACAGTACTTCAACGGCTATGGAGTAGGGAAGAACGCTCCGATTTCTGATGAGGACTTCAGCCGTTGGATCCCGTGGCTGAATGAATCCGGAATTGTTGACGGAGAGATAACACCCAGTGAGTACTACACCAATGAATTCAACGATCTCGCAAACGAAGGATAG
- a CDS encoding ABC transporter ATP-binding protein, giving the protein MMSTIEIKNLSKTFQRTGASEQSAVTALESLDLWIQDGEFFTLVGPSGCGKSTLLDILAGLSSPSRGEVLVDGAPISGPSLERSVVFQQYALFPWLTAAANVQVGLESQARHGQGLNKAERRVRAHEYLSLVGLEGVEAKYPHELSGGMRQRVAIARALAHEPKVLLMDEPFAALDAQTREQLQDLLLDIWKRTKTTIVFITHGIEEAVYLGQKVAVMSSKPGKIKEIVDIDLEDRLSVDDIRSTRRFGEYRHHIWTLLHNSNQQETDTPTGKTLVTSGAPA; this is encoded by the coding sequence ATCATGTCCACTATCGAAATCAAGAACCTGAGCAAAACGTTCCAGCGCACCGGCGCCAGCGAACAGTCCGCAGTCACAGCCCTTGAATCCCTTGACCTGTGGATCCAGGACGGCGAGTTCTTCACCCTCGTCGGGCCAAGCGGATGCGGCAAATCCACGCTGCTGGACATACTCGCCGGCTTGAGCTCTCCGAGCCGGGGCGAAGTCCTCGTTGATGGGGCACCCATTTCAGGACCAAGCCTCGAACGCTCGGTGGTCTTCCAGCAGTATGCACTCTTCCCATGGCTCACGGCGGCAGCCAATGTCCAAGTGGGTCTCGAAAGCCAGGCCCGGCATGGACAGGGACTGAACAAAGCTGAACGCCGCGTGAGGGCCCATGAATATCTGAGCCTGGTCGGACTAGAAGGCGTAGAGGCTAAATACCCGCATGAACTGTCCGGTGGAATGCGGCAACGCGTGGCGATCGCACGTGCCCTTGCCCACGAACCAAAGGTCCTGCTGATGGATGAGCCCTTCGCAGCCCTCGACGCACAAACCCGCGAGCAACTCCAAGATCTCCTCTTGGATATCTGGAAACGTACCAAGACCACCATCGTATTCATCACCCACGGTATTGAAGAAGCCGTCTATTTGGGGCAGAAAGTCGCCGTCATGTCGTCCAAGCCCGGAAAGATCAAGGAGATTGTGGACATTGACCTTGAAGATCGACTGTCGGTAGATGACATTCGTTCCACGCGTCGGTTCGGTGAATATCGGCACCACATTTGGACGCTCTTGCATAACAGCAATCAGCAAGAGACGGACACGCCAACCGGAAAAACATTGGTTACTTCAGGAGCTCCAGCATGA
- a CDS encoding ABC transporter permease, which yields MSTLVLQDQPASIDVVSAQRKPSTGRAIKALRKTLYRSGAIIGFLLVWELVPQFVLEPASKVFLPPLHEVLQQLWKMIISGDLATHIAASLSRSAIGFILAVAIGVPVGLVVAWFSKVGDFLNPLLEVFRNTAALALLPVFTLLLGIGELSKVSIVLYAAFFPVLLNTILGARSVDPLLIRAGRTLGLNSFEIFSKVVLPASVPIIFTGIRMAGTSAVLVLIAAEMIGAKAGLGYLITNSQASFLIPKMYAAILTVAILGFAVNAALVALERHFSRWARA from the coding sequence ATGAGCACATTGGTATTACAAGATCAGCCAGCCAGCATTGACGTTGTTTCTGCACAACGCAAACCTTCAACCGGCCGAGCGATAAAGGCCCTGCGAAAAACACTGTATCGATCTGGCGCAATTATCGGTTTCCTGCTGGTGTGGGAGCTTGTCCCGCAGTTTGTGCTGGAGCCTGCATCAAAAGTCTTTCTCCCGCCCCTGCACGAGGTACTGCAGCAATTGTGGAAAATGATCATCAGCGGTGACCTTGCCACGCACATTGCCGCCAGCCTTTCACGCTCAGCGATCGGTTTTATCCTGGCGGTGGCCATCGGTGTTCCCGTGGGGCTGGTGGTCGCCTGGTTTTCGAAGGTCGGCGACTTCCTGAACCCGCTACTCGAAGTTTTCCGCAACACCGCTGCCTTGGCATTGCTACCGGTATTCACGTTGCTCTTGGGCATCGGCGAATTGTCCAAGGTTTCCATCGTGCTCTACGCGGCATTCTTCCCGGTACTGCTCAACACCATCCTTGGCGCACGCAGCGTTGACCCGCTACTGATCCGGGCCGGCAGAACGTTGGGGCTAAACAGTTTCGAGATTTTCTCAAAAGTAGTCCTGCCGGCCTCGGTGCCCATCATTTTTACTGGGATTCGCATGGCAGGAACGTCAGCGGTATTGGTTCTCATCGCCGCTGAAATGATCGGTGCGAAGGCTGGTCTGGGATACCTGATTACCAATTCGCAAGCCAGTTTCCTCATCCCGAAAATGTATGCGGCAATTCTGACGGTCGCCATTCTGGGCTTTGCCGTCAACGCCGCCCTCGTAGCGCTGGAACGCCACTTCTCACGCTGGGCTCGCGCCTAG
- a CDS encoding LLM class flavin-dependent oxidoreductase, giving the protein MTRTLTLNAFLMTTGHHESSWRLPESDPHAGTDIGHYIRLAQLAEKAKLDAIFFADGPLLQGPVAQRPAGILDPVSVLTAIAPLTENIGLIATASTSYNDPYNLARRFASLDLISNGRAGWNVVTTAGDAAARNFSQSGQFDSSQRYLRADEFLTVAKKLRDSWDPEAIVADKDSGTWADPGKIHPANHVGEHFQVAGALNVPRSPQGHPVIIQAGASAAGKDFAGRWAEAIFTAHQSFESAKAFYQEIKHKAVANGRAEQSVKVLPGIVPILGSTEAEALELADRLDELILPEYAKNTLAQQLHVDPQILDLDRDLPAGLESVVSKEKSTSRRDLILELGYQRKLTVRQIIRELGPGRGHQTFTGTPEQLADRIEYWFNAGAVDGFNIMAPVLPSGLETFTEQVVPILQQRQLFRTEYEHSTLRGNYGLPIPRVERTSLSV; this is encoded by the coding sequence ATGACACGTACATTGACCCTCAACGCTTTCCTCATGACCACCGGACACCATGAATCATCGTGGCGCTTGCCAGAGAGCGACCCTCATGCCGGAACGGACATTGGCCACTACATTCGCTTGGCGCAATTGGCCGAAAAGGCTAAACTCGATGCGATCTTCTTCGCTGATGGACCATTGCTCCAAGGACCAGTCGCCCAGCGGCCTGCGGGGATTCTCGACCCGGTATCGGTACTGACGGCCATTGCACCGCTGACGGAAAACATTGGACTGATTGCTACCGCTTCAACCAGCTATAACGATCCTTATAATCTGGCGCGACGTTTCGCGAGCCTTGATCTGATCAGCAATGGACGTGCTGGTTGGAATGTCGTCACCACTGCAGGTGATGCCGCCGCTCGAAACTTCTCTCAATCCGGACAGTTCGATAGTTCTCAACGATATCTTCGGGCGGACGAGTTCTTGACGGTAGCGAAAAAACTAAGGGACTCGTGGGACCCTGAAGCAATCGTCGCTGACAAGGACAGCGGCACATGGGCGGATCCTGGCAAGATCCATCCTGCGAACCACGTTGGAGAACATTTCCAAGTCGCAGGTGCGTTGAATGTTCCGCGCTCGCCGCAAGGCCATCCAGTGATTATCCAAGCTGGTGCTTCGGCTGCAGGCAAGGACTTTGCCGGGCGATGGGCTGAAGCCATATTCACGGCTCACCAATCCTTTGAATCGGCCAAAGCCTTTTATCAAGAAATCAAACACAAGGCTGTAGCCAACGGCAGGGCCGAGCAGTCCGTGAAGGTGCTACCGGGAATTGTTCCCATTCTCGGCTCCACGGAAGCCGAGGCACTTGAATTGGCGGACCGCTTGGATGAACTGATTCTGCCGGAGTATGCCAAGAACACGCTGGCCCAGCAATTGCATGTCGACCCGCAGATCCTAGACCTGGATCGGGATTTACCAGCGGGATTGGAAAGCGTAGTCTCCAAGGAGAAATCCACGTCTCGAAGGGACCTCATCCTAGAGCTGGGTTATCAGCGGAAACTGACGGTACGTCAGATCATTCGCGAGCTGGGACCAGGACGAGGGCATCAGACGTTCACCGGCACACCTGAACAACTTGCCGACCGAATTGAGTATTGGTTCAATGCAGGAGCAGTCGACGGGTTTAACATCATGGCTCCGGTGCTTCCATCGGGTCTCGAGACTTTCACTGAGCAGGTGGTCCCGATCTTGCAACAGCGCCAGCTCTTCCGCACCGAATATGAGCACAGCACGCTGCGCGGAAACTATGGCTTGCCTATTCCAAGAGTTGAACGGACATCATTGAGCGTCTAG
- a CDS encoding cobalamin-independent methionine synthase II family protein, with amino-acid sequence MSSQTPDHILTTHAGSLPRTPELLAANAAKENNPEDVAGFTELLSTAVVDVVQRQRNAGIDIPNDGEYGHTMSSSVDYGAWWNYSFARLGGLEATTVDRWAEAEVRRSSPGNIVLTSFPDRRDRQRFAEAYADPASGILTNRKSTTQPKVVAPLTYTGHDLVASDIENLTSALEQTGTDQGFLAALSPASCARLANDFYAGDEEYLYAAADAMREEYKAILDAGLTLQIDDPSLAESWDQVNPEPSLEDYLKFIQLRVEATNYALRDLPADKIRLHVCWGSWHGPHTTDIAFADILDSVLQINAGMISFEAGNVRHEHEWRIWENRALPEGKILIPGVVSHATNVVEHPDLVADRIERFANLVGRENVIASTDCGLGGRVHPQIAAAKLEALGEGARIATNRLFEKSSTVL; translated from the coding sequence ATGTCTTCACAGACCCCGGATCATATCCTTACCACCCACGCCGGCTCCCTGCCGCGCACCCCGGAGCTCTTGGCAGCCAACGCGGCCAAGGAGAACAATCCTGAGGATGTTGCCGGTTTTACCGAATTGCTCTCGACCGCCGTGGTGGATGTCGTCCAGCGCCAGCGCAATGCCGGGATTGATATTCCCAATGATGGCGAATACGGCCATACGATGTCCTCGTCCGTGGACTACGGGGCCTGGTGGAACTATTCTTTCGCACGCCTTGGCGGCTTGGAAGCAACGACCGTGGACCGCTGGGCTGAAGCGGAAGTTCGCCGCTCATCCCCCGGGAATATCGTTCTGACCTCGTTCCCGGACCGCCGCGACCGCCAGCGCTTTGCCGAGGCCTATGCTGATCCGGCGTCCGGAATCTTGACGAATCGCAAGTCAACGACGCAGCCCAAAGTCGTCGCGCCATTGACCTACACCGGACATGACCTCGTGGCTTCTGATATTGAGAACTTGACTTCGGCTCTGGAACAAACAGGAACTGATCAAGGCTTCCTCGCCGCGTTGTCTCCAGCTTCCTGTGCCCGTCTGGCCAACGATTTCTACGCGGGCGATGAAGAATATCTCTACGCAGCAGCCGATGCCATGCGTGAAGAGTACAAGGCAATCCTCGATGCCGGGCTGACATTGCAAATCGATGATCCGTCATTGGCCGAGTCCTGGGACCAGGTCAATCCCGAGCCTAGCCTCGAGGACTATCTCAAATTCATCCAGCTGCGCGTCGAAGCGACCAATTACGCCTTGCGGGATCTGCCCGCCGACAAGATCCGCCTGCACGTATGCTGGGGATCTTGGCATGGACCGCACACCACGGACATCGCCTTCGCCGACATCCTGGATTCGGTACTGCAGATTAATGCAGGCATGATCTCCTTCGAGGCAGGCAACGTGCGCCACGAGCACGAATGGCGCATCTGGGAAAACCGCGCCTTGCCGGAGGGCAAGATCCTGATCCCTGGCGTCGTCTCGCATGCTACGAACGTGGTTGAGCATCCGGATCTGGTTGCCGACCGCATTGAACGATTCGCGAATCTGGTGGGCCGTGAAAATGTCATCGCCTCCACTGATTGCGGTCTTGGCGGCCGCGTGCATCCGCAAATCGCGGCGGCGAAGCTGGAGGCGCTGGGCGAAGGAGCCCGAATCGCCACTAACCGATTGTTCGAAAAGTCCTCGACGGTCCTATAG
- a CDS encoding type 1 glutamine amidotransferase domain-containing protein — protein MKKILMVLTSVSELGAGGDPTGYNVAEAAHPWKVFRDSGHFVDFASIKGGQPPRDTVDTDDPIQVQFTEDETTRAGLYNTARVEVIDPEQYDAIYLVGGHGTMWDFPDNEGLQKLIGDIYNKGGVVGAVCHGPAGLLDVELHHGIKLLSGKDVAAFTNDEEIAVGKDQIIPFFLADKLVEQGANHIAADNFEENVQVSERLVTGQNPASAAGVAKEMEKLLAEVIHQEKAAEESAAEAEAD, from the coding sequence GTGAAGAAAATCCTCATGGTCCTAACCAGCGTTTCCGAACTCGGTGCGGGCGGAGACCCCACCGGATATAACGTCGCGGAAGCAGCTCATCCTTGGAAGGTCTTCCGAGATTCAGGGCATTTCGTCGACTTCGCCTCGATCAAGGGCGGACAGCCTCCCCGGGACACTGTCGATACTGACGATCCGATCCAGGTGCAATTCACCGAAGACGAAACTACCCGGGCTGGCCTGTACAACACGGCCAGGGTGGAAGTCATTGACCCGGAGCAATACGACGCGATCTACCTGGTAGGCGGCCACGGCACCATGTGGGACTTCCCCGACAATGAAGGCCTGCAAAAGCTCATCGGGGATATCTATAACAAGGGCGGAGTCGTCGGCGCCGTGTGCCATGGCCCGGCGGGGCTACTCGATGTGGAACTGCACCACGGCATCAAGCTGCTCAGCGGCAAGGATGTCGCGGCCTTCACCAACGACGAGGAAATAGCCGTTGGCAAGGATCAGATCATCCCGTTCTTCTTGGCCGACAAACTGGTCGAGCAAGGCGCCAACCATATCGCTGCGGATAATTTTGAAGAGAACGTTCAAGTCTCCGAACGTCTGGTCACCGGCCAGAACCCCGCTTCAGCCGCAGGCGTCGCAAAGGAGATGGAGAAACTTCTCGCAGAAGTAATCCACCAGGAAAAGGCAGCCGAAGAATCCGCTGCCGAAGCAGAAGCGGACTAG